Genomic DNA from Nitratidesulfovibrio vulgaris str. Hildenborough:
AATATGTCCGACGATGCATACGCTTCAGCCAGTGCGTCGCCCTCGATGTACCCGGTGAAGATGACGGGAAGGTCGGTGAGGGTGCGTGCCAGTTCGTCGCGTATGGGCCCGTCGCCCACCAGTACGAGGGCCAGCCCCGGATTCTGGGCGCATGCCGTGCGAAAGGCCTCGGCGAGGATGTGCAGGTTCTTCTCGCGGGAGAGGCGGCCCACATAGAGCAGGCGGGTGCGTCCTGCGGCTTGCGGGTGTGCGTTGAAGTAGCCGTTGCGGTGAACGGGGCTGAACGCCTGCGTATCGATGCCGCGCGGATAGAAGACGATGCGTTCTCGCGGGATGCCCCGGGCGACGAGTTCGTCGCCGGTGGCGAGCGACGGCACATACACCTTGTCCATCTGCCCGTAGTACCAGATCATGTACTGCCACATGGCCTCTTCGAGCCCTGCGTCTTCGGTGAGTTGCATCACGTATTGCGGGAAGGCCGTGTGGTAGGTGCCGTGAATGGGGAGTTTCAGTATGCGCGCCACGGCGAGGGCCACAAGCCCCATGGGCCCGGGTGTGGCCGAGTGCAGGTGGGTGAACCCTGCATCATAGCAGTGGCGCAGGATGCGGAGCATGGGCGGATAGTGGAGCTTCAGTTCGGGGTATTCGGGCATGGCGAATGCCCCCGTGGGCGTGAAGGTGCGTACGTCGGCGCGTCCGGCGAAGGGCTGCTGCACCTCGTCCGGCGGGGCACAGGTGAGCACCTGCAGGCGCTTGCCGTGTTTGATCGCCATGTCCAGTTGCGTCTGCAGGGTGCGGGCCACCCCGTTCACATCGTAGAAGGTGTCGGTGAAATGCCCCACATGCAGCCGTTCGCGTTCGCCGTGTGCGGGCAGGAAGTGGGCGGCGCACTGGCGGGCGAAGGCCCTGTCTTTCGTGAACAGGGTGTAGGCCACGAAGTAGGGCGACAGGATGGCATACAGCGACCCGGCCGACCCGATGACCTGAAAGACGCTGAAAAGGTCTGCACCGACGGCGTTGTCCAGCAGCGTGTCGGCGAAATGCCTGAGCACCTTGTCCGACGCGCGGTCGACGAAGCGCATCCATGCCTGTTCGACCTCGTGTCCAGTGGCACCGTCACCTGCGGCGAGTGCCTGCAATTCGACGTCGTCGCTGATGATCCGCAAAGCTTCGTGGCGCAGGTGCTCTTGTACGGAGCGTGATGTGGTCGCCCGCCGCGGGCGGCGGAAGTGGATGAGTCCGTGCAGCCGTGCCAGCAGCCCCCCGGAGGGTTCAGGTGTGGCGGTGAGTGCGTGGTCGGCGAAGCGCAGCAACGGGTCGAAACCCACATGCCGCGCCAGCTGGAAGCGCTGCTTATAGAACTGGTAGGCGATGGCATAGAGGTTGTGGGCCATGGTCTCGGGCGAGGCGTCCGTGCCAGCCTGTTCTCCGCGACCCTGCATGACGCCTTCAAGCAGGCTTTCGACGCGCGCCAGCCCCTCTCCCCGCACGCCGCGCACGGTGGTGTGGCTACGGGCGATGTTGAGCGACGAGTGGTCGTCCGACCCGGCCATGAGGTGCTTCACGCAGGGCATGTCCATGCGGGGGGCGAGGTCGTGGCGCTCGGCCATGGCGTCCATGGTCTGTGGTGTCAGGCCACGTAGCAGGTCGCGGAGAATGGCGTTCTGGTAGGCGTCGCGCGAGCCGTTCAGTTCGAACACCCTGAAGAGCAGCAGCAGTCTCTCCATGTGGCTCACGGTGAGGCGTTCGTTCATGGAGTACATGGCATGGGCGCAGGCATGGGGAATGCCGGTGGCCACGAGATAGTCGACGAGGTCGTAGACGTTGGGGCGCAGCATGGTGATTTCACCGTGTTGCGCCTCTGTGATGTTCCACGCCAGCACGTGTATCTTGCAACCGTCTTCGGGGAAGTAGGTGGTGACCTCCTCGCTGATGAAGGCTCCCGGCAGGTGGGCGATTTCAAGGCTGCCGGCGATGGTGTTGTGGTCGGTGATGGTGACAAGGTCCATGCCCCGCTTGCGGGCGATGTCGTAGATGGCTTGCGGTGCGGTGTAGCTTTCCGAACAGCCTAGCTTCTGCAACAGCCATTGCGATGGACGGGTCGAAAAGCGGGAATGGACATGCAGGTCGACCTTCAGGGTGTCTGCGGACATGCCTCCTCCTTGCCTGCTGGCGGGCGTTCGGGGTGTATGGAGAGGGGATGCGCCCGCCGTGTGCCGGTGCGGTGGCTGACCGGTGTCGCTGCCTGACGTTGTGGTGACGATTCTGTCGTGGCGAGCCGTGGCGTGCAAGTCGCATTTGACATGTTTGTATTTTAAGAGGCATAGATGTCGTGCAAAGAATGCATTAGATTTGCGATATTGTAATTTCACGGAGGGTGCTACATGCTGGGAGTCGTGAAGAACGCGCGCGTGGGAACCCGGCTTGCGGGGGTTGTGCTTGCCTTCGGAGTGCCCCTCGCCGTGTTGCTGTGGTTCACGGTGGAGGGCTTCAATGCGGGCATCCGTTTCGCCACGCTGGAGTTGCACGGTGATGCCTACCTGCGTCCGCTCGTGTCCATGCTGTCTCCGCTTCATGAGGTGGGGCGTGCCGTCCGGACGGGGGACGCGCAGGCGGTGCAACGTGCCGCTGGCAACGTCGACAGGGCGATGCAGCATCTGGACGAAGTCAACGCCGAAGCGGGTGAGGCCCTGCAATTCACCGACGAAGGGCTGGCCCTGCGCAAGCGTGAAGGTGTGCACCCCACCCGTCTTGCCGCGCGATGGCGCGGCGTACGCGACGGCTGGCGGGCCATGCCCCCGGAGAAGGCCGAAGAGGCGACGCTTGCGCTGGTGGCAGACGTGCGCACCGCCATCACGCATGCAGGTGACACCTCGAACCTCATCCTCGACCCCGACCTCGACAGCTACTACCTCATGGACGTGGTGCTGCTGGCGCTGCCACAGACCCTCGACCGGCTTGGCGTCATCGCTGCCAGAGGGCGGGACCTTCTGGCCGGGGACGATTCTCCGGCGGCAAGGATGGAACTGGCCGTACTGGCGGCCCATCTGCGCGAGTCGGACATGGCGCGTATCGAAGGGTCGCTTGCCACGGCACTCAACGAGGACGCCCAATTCTACGGGGCTTCGGCGTCGTTGCGCGGGGCTGTCGACGGTGCGTTGACCCGCTACAGGGCAGAGACCACGGGCCTACTGCGAATCATGGAC
This window encodes:
- a CDS encoding glycosyltransferase; translation: MSADTLKVDLHVHSRFSTRPSQWLLQKLGCSESYTAPQAIYDIARKRGMDLVTITDHNTIAGSLEIAHLPGAFISEEVTTYFPEDGCKIHVLAWNITEAQHGEITMLRPNVYDLVDYLVATGIPHACAHAMYSMNERLTVSHMERLLLLFRVFELNGSRDAYQNAILRDLLRGLTPQTMDAMAERHDLAPRMDMPCVKHLMAGSDDHSSLNIARSHTTVRGVRGEGLARVESLLEGVMQGRGEQAGTDASPETMAHNLYAIAYQFYKQRFQLARHVGFDPLLRFADHALTATPEPSGGLLARLHGLIHFRRPRRATTSRSVQEHLRHEALRIISDDVELQALAAGDGATGHEVEQAWMRFVDRASDKVLRHFADTLLDNAVGADLFSVFQVIGSAGSLYAILSPYFVAYTLFTKDRAFARQCAAHFLPAHGERERLHVGHFTDTFYDVNGVARTLQTQLDMAIKHGKRLQVLTCAPPDEVQQPFAGRADVRTFTPTGAFAMPEYPELKLHYPPMLRILRHCYDAGFTHLHSATPGPMGLVALAVARILKLPIHGTYHTAFPQYVMQLTEDAGLEEAMWQYMIWYYGQMDKVYVPSLATGDELVARGIPRERIVFYPRGIDTQAFSPVHRNGYFNAHPQAAGRTRLLYVGRLSREKNLHILAEAFRTACAQNPGLALVLVGDGPIRDELARTLTDLPVIFTGYIEGDALAEAYASSDIFVFPSGTDTFGNVVLEAQASGLPVIVTDRGGPRENLLPGRTGCIVPEGEADALSAAMLDLAADPVRLGRMSAEARAYAESRSFESAFTRQWELYREVAA